The proteins below are encoded in one region of Sulfolobus islandicus Y.N.15.51:
- a CDS encoding GNAT family N-acetyltransferase, with translation MIIRKIKREDLDNAAKVMVEAMNANLEGAKITFNLFLELGECLLAEEEGEIIATACYIPYKILSWIGNVAVKPRYQRKGYGKRLMSELLKLISTKVIRLDSTTEGYRLYRSLGFIEEYETILYELRDLKGSNNVKTSDKLEDWMMDLDKKAFGDDRGKLLGRINGLILYTQGGYGILSRNILGPLVAEDDFIAESIIRKAVELGARIIITIEDKTEFIEDLGGRRLYTCTRMMLGESINENRSLIYGIYRYAFG, from the coding sequence ATGATAATTCGTAAGATTAAAAGAGAGGATTTAGATAACGCTGCAAAGGTAATGGTAGAGGCAATGAATGCAAACTTAGAAGGGGCTAAAATAACCTTTAATCTTTTTCTTGAATTAGGAGAATGTTTACTAGCTGAAGAGGAAGGAGAAATAATTGCTACAGCATGTTACATTCCATATAAGATATTATCCTGGATAGGAAACGTTGCAGTTAAACCTCGATATCAGCGTAAGGGTTACGGTAAGAGGTTGATGAGTGAGCTACTTAAGTTAATAAGTACAAAGGTCATAAGACTTGATTCGACTACTGAAGGTTACCGACTTTATAGGAGCTTAGGATTTATAGAAGAGTATGAAACTATCCTTTATGAGTTAAGGGATCTAAAAGGTAGTAATAACGTTAAGACAAGCGATAAATTGGAAGACTGGATGATGGACTTGGACAAGAAAGCTTTTGGTGACGATAGGGGAAAATTACTAGGTCGAATAAACGGATTAATATTATATACACAAGGGGGTTATGGAATATTAAGCCGAAACATTTTAGGACCTTTAGTAGCAGAAGACGATTTTATCGCGGAAAGTATAATAAGAAAAGCTGTAGAACTCGGTGCAAGGATAATAATAACAATAGAGGATAAGACTGAGTTCATTGAAGATTTAGGAGGAAGAAGATTGTATACATGTACAAGAATGATGCTAGGTGAGTCAATTAACGAGAATAGAAGTCTAATTTATGGAATTTATAGATATGCATTTGGATAA
- a CDS encoding nucleotidyltransferase domain-containing protein codes for MEKIFFIQLAEKIRPIFGKIAIILHGSRIKGNYYTASDLDILIISKNCLDRKGLKILYSFGEELNGIKLDYQLVCYKNKDYWIVKNVLSSPHLVIIDDFNEFMT; via the coding sequence TTGGAGAAAATCTTCTTCATTCAATTAGCGGAAAAGATTAGACCGATATTTGGAAAGATAGCTATAATTCTCCACGGTAGTAGGATTAAAGGAAATTATTATACCGCTAGTGATCTGGATATTTTAATAATTAGTAAGAATTGCTTAGATAGAAAAGGATTGAAAATCCTTTACTCATTTGGTGAAGAACTTAATGGAATAAAACTTGATTATCAATTAGTTTGCTATAAAAATAAAGATTATTGGATAGTTAAGAACGTTCTTTCTTCACCTCATTTAGTTATTATAGATGATTTTAACGAGTTCATGACATAA
- a CDS encoding IS256-like element ISC1332 family transposase, whose protein sequence is MTKSKNNPGRGNTIRESNTMKVMEEIREKIRKAIKEGVSLREIEEIILQEAMMEEREAYLEVEDDHKNGTYFRYLGTGDGVLRLRLPRTRKGGFRPKILPEKYERTSPDYEDFLQQLVLSGMTPSQVKAVLAAKGIPYSEIVMNRVAERISNKLKEYKSRELPHDLLALYIDVKIVKVRISESIMERAIYIAIGVDLEGNKFVLDYEVRDREDLDGWKSFLSGLVSRGVSRVDVIVSDDFSGLDRVVSTLFPSSQHQLCITHMVRNLMRVLPDKEKEELMIRVRDLKSSRNVEEGRKAILSLSQLVQPFSPARAKRLLDAADKYCSFLNFPREIRHYLYTNNTSESFNSTLARFEEELGGYFPSLRSLEVYLYVSIHESNSRWKFRPMSVIRHYSYHLKQLHASRFQVSLDEDF, encoded by the coding sequence ATGACAAAAAGTAAAAATAACCCCGGAAGGGGTAATACCATAAGGGAGAGTAATACCATGAAGGTAATGGAAGAAATAAGAGAAAAGATAAGAAAGGCAATCAAAGAAGGAGTTAGCCTAAGGGAAATAGAGGAGATAATCTTGCAAGAGGCCATGATGGAAGAGAGGGAAGCCTACCTAGAAGTTGAGGACGACCACAAGAACGGGACCTACTTCAGATATCTGGGAACCGGAGACGGAGTATTAAGACTCAGATTACCGAGAACCAGAAAGGGTGGCTTCAGACCCAAGATCCTTCCGGAGAAGTACGAGAGGACCAGCCCAGATTACGAGGACTTCCTCCAGCAGCTCGTTCTATCAGGCATGACTCCAAGTCAAGTCAAGGCCGTGTTAGCAGCCAAGGGAATACCGTATAGTGAGATCGTAATGAATCGGGTTGCCGAGAGAATATCCAACAAACTCAAGGAATACAAGAGCCGCGAACTACCTCACGATCTCCTAGCCCTTTACATCGATGTGAAGATCGTAAAGGTCAGAATCAGCGAGTCGATCATGGAGAGAGCCATTTACATTGCCATAGGAGTTGACTTAGAAGGGAATAAGTTCGTCTTGGACTACGAAGTTAGGGATAGGGAGGACTTGGACGGTTGGAAGTCCTTCTTGAGCGGACTCGTAAGCAGGGGAGTCAGCAGGGTTGACGTAATCGTGAGCGATGACTTCTCTGGACTCGATCGCGTCGTGTCCACGCTCTTTCCCTCCTCTCAACACCAGCTCTGTATAACACACATGGTTAGGAACCTCATGAGGGTCCTCCCAGACAAGGAGAAGGAGGAACTAATGATTAGAGTTAGGGATCTAAAGTCCTCCAGGAACGTGGAGGAGGGAAGGAAGGCTATATTGTCCCTCAGCCAACTTGTCCAACCCTTTTCTCCAGCCCGAGCCAAGAGGCTTCTTGACGCTGCTGACAAGTATTGTTCCTTTCTCAACTTCCCCAGGGAGATTAGACACTACCTCTACACTAATAACACGTCGGAGAGTTTCAACTCGACCCTGGCTAGGTTCGAGGAGGAGCTCGGAGGTTACTTTCCCTCTCTTCGCTCCTTGGAGGTCTATCTCTACGTTTCGATCCATGAAAGTAATTCGCGTTGGAAGTTCAGGCCCATGTCGGTGATAAGGCATTACTCATATCATCTCAAACAACTCCACGCTTCAAGGTTCCAGGTGAGTCTTGATGAAGACTTTTAA
- a CDS encoding AAA family ATPase: protein MLFDERPKERREDLFDRDNEILTIKNNIRRPLIVISGVRRIGKTSVLLVALNEIKENFILIDCRKLKENYGRKDLYSLFSQALSSKLSYLRDILERVRGISILGNYVEIKWKGREYLSLSDLLDNLNKKRLIIAIDEAQRLRGPMSNEVKDAIAHAYDYDKNLTFILTGSEVGLLHDLLDIDNENSPLYGRYYFELSLERFSRDLSEGFLRRGFEEFSLKVEDNIIKEIADYFDGIPGWLTFAGNAYLNMRKIEEVKERAISIAKRELEHLIEEKSNVSQITGRRYKNTLRCLARGKNTWSSLLQCLQEEEGSTISSSVFDNIITNLEKLSIIKDYEFLDPIYKEAAKRLR, encoded by the coding sequence ATGTTGTTTGATGAAAGACCTAAAGAGAGAAGGGAGGATTTATTTGATAGAGATAATGAAATTTTAACGATTAAAAATAACATAAGAAGACCTTTAATTGTAATTTCAGGAGTCAGAAGAATAGGTAAAACGTCAGTATTGCTAGTTGCGTTAAACGAGATTAAGGAAAACTTTATCTTAATAGATTGTAGAAAATTAAAGGAAAATTACGGAAGAAAAGACCTATATTCTCTTTTCTCTCAAGCCTTATCATCTAAACTTTCTTACTTAAGGGACATTCTTGAGAGAGTTAGAGGAATAAGTATATTAGGAAACTACGTTGAAATAAAATGGAAAGGTAGGGAGTATTTAAGTCTCTCAGATCTCTTAGATAACTTAAATAAAAAAAGACTAATAATTGCAATAGATGAGGCGCAGAGATTAAGGGGACCCATGAGTAATGAGGTGAAAGATGCTATAGCCCACGCATACGATTACGATAAGAATTTAACCTTCATTCTAACTGGATCTGAAGTCGGTCTTCTTCATGATTTATTAGATATAGATAACGAAAATTCTCCGCTTTACGGTAGATATTATTTCGAATTATCCTTAGAAAGATTTAGCAGAGATTTAAGTGAAGGATTTCTAAGAAGAGGATTTGAAGAGTTTTCGTTAAAAGTTGAGGATAATATCATTAAGGAGATTGCAGACTATTTTGACGGAATTCCTGGATGGCTAACATTTGCTGGTAATGCGTATTTAAATATGAGGAAAATTGAAGAGGTTAAAGAAAGAGCTATATCTATAGCTAAAAGAGAATTAGAACACTTAATTGAGGAGAAAAGTAATGTATCTCAAATAACTGGGAGGAGATATAAAAATACTTTAAGATGCCTAGCAAGAGGGAAGAATACGTGGTCCTCGCTTTTGCAATGTTTACAGGAGGAAGAGGGGTCTACAATATCTTCTAGTGTATTCGACAATATTATAACTAATTTAGAAAAGTTAAGTATTATTAAAGATTATGAGTTCCTAGATCCAATTTATAAGGAGGCTGCAAAGAGATTAAGGTAA
- a CDS encoding PaREP1 family protein → MESKIPTIEKHRNAYVKIRIIESLDELALGLKLLKEGFSRNSANKVFLSWKAIISALTVMNLEKMPRNEKEKEWYYKSGFLAPTTGLKGISQRLEELGYNVNSLTSVALELHRYAYNGLYKGASDYYEREEAINDIIYLSKEIMKVIKEFFKEYWDEEIEKHYNLAEKELMSSTKNL, encoded by the coding sequence ATGGAATCTAAAATACCTACTATTGAGAAACACAGAAATGCTTACGTAAAGATAAGGATAATAGAAAGTTTAGATGAGTTAGCTTTAGGATTAAAATTACTAAAAGAAGGATTTAGTAGAAATTCTGCTAATAAAGTGTTCCTTTCTTGGAAGGCTATAATTAGTGCGTTGACAGTCATGAATCTTGAAAAAATGCCTAGAAATGAAAAAGAGAAGGAATGGTATTATAAATCAGGCTTTCTTGCTCCTACCACTGGATTAAAAGGAATTTCGCAAAGGCTTGAAGAACTGGGATATAATGTAAACTCCCTAACTTCAGTTGCGTTAGAATTACATAGATATGCTTATAATGGCCTTTATAAAGGAGCCAGCGATTATTATGAAAGAGAAGAAGCTATTAACGATATCATTTACTTATCTAAGGAAATTATGAAGGTTATAAAAGAATTCTTTAAAGAATATTGGGATGAGGAAATTGAAAAGCATTATAACCTTGCCGAGAAGGAATTAATGAGTAGTACTAAGAATCTTTAG
- a CDS encoding AAA family ATPase yields the protein MVFIDEIQNIKKVKGFDLGSFLHDIYEWCDNTVIVVSGSFVGVTEEILNQVEEEKPFFGRKFFRIKLERFNEETSKEFLSLGFKEEGIAVDEKVIDEAVKLFDGIPGWLALFGRSYSYAVKHSHKVDIKVILKEAAKEVSKDFTRFLKTSNSPTRYAEIILALSRLGNKGSLSEIRDVINSLFKERIENSRLNELLGTLINYGFVIKLGRGKYALPSDLPTRVGLRHSARMWIKKSL from the coding sequence GTGGTTTTTATTGATGAAATACAAAATATTAAGAAAGTGAAGGGCTTCGATCTTGGTTCGTTCTTACATGACATTTACGAATGGTGTGACAATACTGTTATCGTAGTTTCTGGAAGTTTTGTAGGCGTTACTGAGGAAATTTTAAATCAAGTTGAGGAAGAGAAACCTTTCTTCGGTAGGAAATTCTTTAGGATAAAGTTAGAGAGGTTCAATGAAGAGACCTCAAAGGAATTTTTATCTCTAGGATTTAAAGAGGAAGGAATTGCTGTGGATGAGAAAGTTATAGATGAGGCAGTGAAGCTTTTCGACGGAATTCCAGGTTGGTTGGCTTTATTCGGTAGGAGTTACTCTTATGCAGTTAAACATTCTCACAAAGTTGATATTAAAGTAATATTGAAAGAGGCAGCAAAGGAGGTTTCAAAGGATTTCACAAGATTCCTAAAAACTTCAAATTCGCCTACTAGATACGCTGAAATAATTCTAGCCTTATCAAGATTAGGGAATAAGGGAAGTTTAAGCGAGATAAGGGATGTAATTAACTCATTATTTAAGGAGCGAATTGAGAATTCTAGGCTTAACGAATTATTGGGCACTCTCATTAACTACGGATTTGTAATAAAGCTAGGTAGAGGAAAATACGCCTTACCTTCGGATTTACCTACTAGAGTTGGATTAAGACACTCTGCTAGAATGTGGATAAAGAAAAGTCTGTAA
- a CDS encoding HEPN domain-containing protein, translating to MEKAKRYLELAKISLEKGFYSEAYFLSSLSAELYIKGVSISLVGGFPTVHDIREILSYIRLKRKDLEIIEDFIRNNRDKLKDISNEYLVSRYNLSYTYNRQDAEECLNTALMVIKFGENLLHSISGKD from the coding sequence ATGGAAAAGGCTAAGAGATACTTAGAATTAGCTAAGATTTCGCTTGAAAAAGGATTTTACTCTGAAGCTTACTTCCTTTCTAGCCTTTCAGCTGAATTGTACATTAAAGGAGTTAGTATTTCATTAGTTGGAGGTTTTCCTACAGTCCATGACATTAGGGAAATTTTAAGCTATATAAGGTTAAAAAGAAAGGATCTTGAAATTATTGAAGATTTTATAAGGAATAATAGGGACAAACTAAAAGATATAAGTAATGAATACCTAGTTTCAAGATATAATCTATCTTATACATATAATAGACAGGATGCAGAGGAGTGTTTAAATACTGCATTAATGGTGATAAAATTTGGAGAAAATCTTCTTCATTCAATTAGCGGAAAAGATTAG
- a CDS encoding ribbon-helix-helix domain-containing protein: MVVGKDTTRVVVYLPKDVAERLEKEAEEKGLSLSAYLRMLILDCTKQRQ; this comes from the coding sequence ATGGTAGTGGGAAAAGACACAACTAGGGTTGTGGTTTATTTGCCCAAAGACGTGGCTGAAAGGTTAGAAAAAGAGGCTGAAGAGAAAGGGCTAAGCCTAAGTGCATACCTCAGAATGCTGATACTGGACTGCACGAAACAAAGACAGTGA
- a CDS encoding ribbon-helix-helix domain-containing protein, translating into MSTRTIAFVRLKEEDKMIIRKIAEYYDVSESDAIKIAVKHLAKELGLLSS; encoded by the coding sequence ATGTCCACTAGAACTATAGCATTCGTTAGGCTAAAGGAAGAGGATAAGATGATAATAAGGAAGATAGCCGAATATTATGACGTTTCGGAATCTGATGCAATAAAAATAGCGGTGAAGCATTTGGCAAAAGAACTAGGCCTACTTTCTTCATAA